The DNA segment AAACACTAGTCAATGGTAGTATTAAAACAACTTTTTAGAACAAACAGATCAAGCATTCCTACATCCAACCTCATTGCTTCATCTAATAGTGTGAATGCTCAGGAAAGCAGTTTCTGCTGAATCGACACGAGAGTATCTTCACAGACAAAATAAGTACAAAGTGTGGTCAGTAACGGTGTTTACCATTGCATCATTTGCACCATTCAGGTACATAGTTCTTAAAGTTTGTGCACTGCTGTTTTGCACTTTAGAAGTTATTGTATTGAGCTCTTCTTCACTCAACCAGGTTCCGCTCGATGTCCGCTGTGTGACTGTGGctcagtttgtgtgttttaatgatggTCCGACTCAAAACTCCTTAGTGAACGAGCAGACTTGAAGCTTAACATACTTTCCTGTTCATCAGCTTTTCATTAATGGACATCCAAAGATTCTTAAACAAGTGGAATTCGCTATACAATAAAAACAGCAGTcacaaaaaatgtgtttttttttctttttgagaaGCTGGCAGCTTGAACGTGctgaaaaggttttattttgaCTTCAGTAGGAAACAACGTCTGGTTACTGCTCACTTAACACACGTGTATTTGGAGAATACAAACAGCAAATATAATCACTCATAACACGTGAGTGAGTATTAAATATCGTAGTAggtgtaaattattatttatttgggaCAAACTCCCCAGAGCAAGCTCACACAGTGGAAACCTCACATTTAAAGGACATCTGTAAAAGACCAAACGATACTGCAAACGTGTGCtataacttttattatttagaattcAGTTACATACTGGTTGCTTACAGTACATTCACGGAGGAGATTTCCGAAGGCGATGTGTTCACTGCTTAACACGTGCTTAAATCTTAACATACTTGTCAATGTTGAAACAGTAACGCTAGAGTCAAGACATTTTGTGCCATTCCTAACCTAATTCTATCATCTGTATTTGAACCAATAAGGTGCTCTGAACTCTGCAAGCCAACATTTTACCTTTGTTACACGGGTCCACAAATCTATAGAGCATTTTACCTTATGTTTAATTTCAGGTTTCTATctgaaaatgatcattttaactGTTATTTATACATTTGCATAATATCCAAAACAATAGATTAATTCAAAGATGCCAGTGTTTAGTGCATCAGCCCATGTAGTGAATATGAATAGGTCACTGCAGTAGTAGAGATGTCTTCTGCCACTAAGTGGGTATTCAGAGAATGTTTTTCCTCTTAAAACATGGTTCATGtggaaagacaggaagaaacACTGCAAAGTATGTTAACTTCATCCATAGAAAGTCTTCacgaaacaacacaaaacattatCACCTCACTACAATACTTTATGAACTACATGTTTGATCATATATGCTCCAAACAGAACAGGGATTCTAGAGAGGTTTTCTTAATATCTTAACAGGGATATAATCACATTTTTGGTACATCAGTACAATCACAATCCaatcacattaaaataaatagaattttatGTTGCACCCATCATGGCTTATTTCAGAACTGGCACACAGACTGATTATATCTGACATTTCTAAACAAATATACATTTACGTATATATCTTGTATGTATCAAGAATTTACATTTGTATTGTAAAGGTACAGTGCGCATAATATAAAACAATCATGAACGTTTTTAAATGGTTGTGCGTTAGATGAGTAAAAGAAAAGTGCTGTATGGTGATATGCCAGCAGTCCATGCAGCAGGACTACCAGTAATCTAGAATTAAAACACTATGTCAAGCTTCGGTGGCTgcataaaatagaaatatttcactttaaaaattcatttcatGTTTCTCTGTTGTTTGGAAATTTGTCTTCGCAAAGGCCTATGGTCAAATAAAAGAAACTTTTAGACTAAGCATTACACAGACACCACATTCTTCAGCAGTTCTGACACTACTACACCCACAAGTCACTCTAGAACCACAAAGTAACATCTGAAATATATGTGCACCAATCACCACCGACTAGTTAAAAACCACACAAGGCTTAAATACACGCACTGACTTAGTATGACAATCAATGACCAAAATGTTTAGATCTGCCTGTATTTATGAAGGAGTGTTTATACATCACAACTTTCCTGTCCACTGGAATCTGTTAGGTCAGTGCTGGGAGGGTTGTAATGGTTAAGAGCACTTCATTTTTACACACAGGAGCATGCCAGAAGAAACTTCTAAACTGGTTACAATTAATCCCAAGATTCAAAAGTGATTCTCCTAGACCATTTCTAGTAATTGCATACCTTAAACTGTGGACAAATGTTTGGTCTGGAAAGTTAGATATAAATATTGTAGGtctaaacacactaacaaatacacacacatcaaatatttttgcaaataaaaataaataacgatAAATAGAATTTGCATTGAAAAATAATTTGGGACTCCGCACGTTAATATTAGCAcatgggggtgggggtgggggggggtctgTGATAGTTAATTCAGCAGTAACAAAATCCTCTGACATCCTCATTGTACCATCTACCTTAGATACAAGTCAGCTGGGATTGCATATTATCTTGAGGGAAAGTGCAGGTTTTATAATACGCTGTTCATTTTTAAGCaaaaaactaactaactaacaaaaataaaaagaaacagaatatTTACTTTTCAAGTTGTGTCCACTGAACTCTTGTTATAGCAAAGTACAGACTGCAGTTTGGACTTGAAGAAAGTGTCTCTTACAAGCCCTTGTTGAAATAAACCACGGTCGTGTTAGGATTGCTCTGTCGTATACTCTCCTGCAGCTCAGGCTCCAGCCCGCTCACCTTCatagagctacacacacacacacacatgaaaccaTCAGTACAACAACCAGAGCCACCTACAACCTAACAGAGAGCCaccatctttaaaaataaataagaaatgtgtttaaatcAAGTGCTCACCTCTTCTGTGGGAACAGGGCACAGCACAATGGAGTAGCAAACACCAGACTACCAGAGtggaaacacacaaaattaatgATCAGCTATGATACAGGAATTTTTCTGTCTCTGATATAGAATTCATTATTAGTGAAACTCACCATAATCCCACAAGCCCAACCTGTACTGGGGCATTGAGCACTGGGAAACGctggagaggcagagagagaggagatttcCATGTTTCATGGCTCACACAACACAGTGTTGAAAGTGCAGTTTAGCTCAAGAACCACATATTGATGTCCTGCATAATTAGTTTATTTGCTTATGTAGCAGCTAATACGCATTGTTTTACATGCCACCTAGTGGTGGAGTGTAGGAACTGCATTGTATCGTGTGCCACTGTGCAAATTTGTGACAGATTAAACGTCAATAATTAAACAACTCTTATCAGATAGAGCAGAACAGCAAGCTGGTGACATGTCAGGAAAATAGTAGGGACACGGTGACACTACCTTCATGAAAGCTTTTTTCTCCAGGGCATTCATGATAACAGGAGGAATAGCTGTTAGaagaatacagaaaaaaaaaacacttcaggagaCTTCTGGCAGATATACTGTGACAAAACAAGGAATAACATAGTGCCAGTCCTGGACCACAGAAGGACTGAGGATGGGGTATGTTTCTAACTTTATTATCTGACAGCAAAGAACATGGAAAAAACAACTTATTTTCAATTTCATTGTCAATTTTAGGGACAGTGGTCATAATTTTGATACATTCTTAAATGTGGACTGTAACAGCTAAGATGGCTACCTGTCTATCTTAAAATCGATCTCTTctgagaaaataaacaaaatctatCATCCGACTCTAACGATTCAATTGCAATAAAGAATGAGATTAGCTAAAGCACAAGGGTTAGACCAAGGGCATTTCccacacttgttttttttctccaggcCTGCTCTGGGCACAATCTCCGATTACACCATTAGCATTACTTTATTAAAACAGTTCCGACTCCTTACCCATGGCTGGTACTGCCATGCCGATTCGGGACACCACCACCTGTACAATGGCCTGCTGAGCAGCACTGGCAGACTCTCCCAGGCGATTCCCCTCCTCGTCAGTGACAGGAATGCCATACTTCAGTTCCCTAAACAAAGCCAATAAATGGTGAGTATTCTCTGCATGTCTTGATACATATAAATACTGATGATATTTggattaaatcatttaaaacacacCGTTGTCTCATGAAGGGAATGTTAATGCAGTTTGCCGCTGCCACTGCAGCAAAAGGAACAAAACGTCCAATAATAGCTGGCAGGTGctggcaacaacaacaaaaaaaaatcattaacacCTAAAGTATGAAACTTTTCATTGTAGTATATTAATCTCAAATTACTTTTATTACATAATGCAGTAACATAATTACACAGTTATAACCAATACATGTCCTAGAAGTCAATTTTATTCTCAAGCAAGTGGGGaagtgtaatgtactgtacacTAGACAAAAAAGAAGAGAGCACTAGATATGTGATGTAGAGAAATAAAATGCTCACCTTGGTGAGGGACTTGAGGCCAAGAGCAGTGACTACAGCTCCAGTTGTGGCACTGACATAGGCTGCTCCAAGCTGACTgcaaaaaacccaaacacagagattaatgtaaagtgtaaaaGCTAAATTTAGTCATTCAAAACAATATAGATAGAGTTCATCAATTTGCAATGCATGCTTAAACCAAAACTAGCTTTACTTTACATTGATCACAACTATACGTAGTTCTTCTCCAAACTATTGCCACAAAGGAAGTGTAAGTACACAGTTGTCTATACAAACATCTTTGTATGCAATAACATTTTcaattcactggaactaagaggcccaaacctgttccagcatgacaatgttcCTGTGCATAAAGTgagctaactaactaactctGTGTTAATACTTGTGGCCTTGTAACAGGTACATAAGTTTGTGGGCACacacatttggccatatagtgcatGTGATTAGCTGATGTGTTGACTATCATGAGAATTTATGCTTTCCATAACTGATTAAAGGCGCTAAACAGCACAGGATGGACTGGAGTGATCTTGTACGCAATTACTACCAGCTCGACAGTGAAAGACTTGGgcataatattagacagcaacttgtctagtgctgctaatatgaacagcagctacactaattctgttccacttgtttctcttcttctacccaacccgaggcatacagagattgtgccagctccagaaGACAGAGGCCAACACTGCGAGGATCCCAAgacatccagagatggaccagctccagctgggtaCTGCTTCGTGAGGAcctgggtattcaaagcaatgctgccaaccctatgtggactttgaggaccaCAACCACctcttaattaatacacacactaacattctacatcacacaactgactatacataaatgcagAAAGGACACTGTTCAtgtctggtgtcacccaaatgaggatgggttccctttcgagtctggttcctctcaaggtttcttcctcataccatctaagggagtttttccttgccacagtcgcctctgTCACCTTAGGCTTGCTCACTAATTTTGTCTAAACATCAAAGACATCaatgtttgcatgttttttgtttcttatgttctgtaaagctgctttgagacaatgttcattgttaaaagtgctatatagataaaataaaactgaattgaataggAGTGctatttttgtttacatttttcaacCATAGGTTACATGATGAAGTCACTTGCTATAAAAGAGCAACGTGTCCTTACTTTACAGTGATTGGTGCATCTCCACTACGATTAGTGTAGTTGACGATGGCATTGAAGGACTGGTTGACCCACTGCCAGAACACAACTGCTGGAGTCGTCCTGAATAagaagaaacataaaaaaaatatatatatttaaaaaaaaaaacttcactgaaggaggggggaaaaataatCCACAGTCAAAGGTTTGATTTGGCAGCTGTTTTCGGAAAAATATGTCCTCTCAAATACGTGCCACAGCAGTCACACACTACCACCCACTGCTTACTCCTCCCTAGCTTTCAAACAGCAGACTGGGAAATCAGAGAGCAGAGAAGCAACCCTTTCAGTTTATTCAAGCTCAAAGATTTAACAAGCTACTGTTAGCCAGCTAGCTCACTACTATTGGCCTTAGAACTGAATACAGCACCACTGTGTGAAAGTAAACTCACACTGGGACAATTTATAAGACAATCACTAAGAGATCAGATCCCCTTCACCAACAGTGTTATCTATTAGCATTTATCAACTATAAACATTTTTCAATAACTTTCACTAACTTTATGAAGCTTAATTTACAAATCTTTGTGTTTTTACAAAAAGTTGTGGGTAAATGTTTGtgcaaaacaaaccaaacaggaaacaaaaacatggCTAACGTGCATTTAGAGACTCCCACAGGCAAAGCCCACATAGCTGAAATGACTCTCTCAGAAGTAAATGTGAAAGTTATTTGACTCAGATCTATGCCAACATTATTAAACAGCGAAGCAACCCAGTGACAAGCCCAAAATCTGAAGCTGGATGACAAAAAAAGTGAATTTACTGTGAATTaattaaagtggaaaaaaatggtttgaaaacagaaaaatatatatttatctgcTGTATCCAGGTGATTGTGGACATCAAGACATCACTCAGGAAAACCACTTTTTTATTCAAAAGTGTTTCAGTGACATATGGTTAGAACGCAGGAGGTTTAAATAAGGATTAtttaacacccccccccaaaaaaaaacaaaacaaaacaaaaaaactaaaacctttttaaagaaattatgaAATATGACAATATACACTGTTCTGGAAAATAGTCAGTATTATAGCATTTCAACACCTACACACCTTCCTCCAATCAAGAGTTTCtgtaatacatttacatttctggcacttGGCAGATGccattatccagagcgacttacatttttatctcattactgagcaattgagggttaagggccttgctcaaaggcccagcagcggcagcttggtggacctgggatttgaactcacaaccttcctaaTAGTAGTTCAACaccataaccactaagctaccacatccccaattTGCATAATTAAATTATCACTGAATTCAGCTTTCCACATGCTCTTGTTAAATGCAACACTACCATTTGGCTGGCAGTTTGTTAGTAAGCCTATAAATTGTCACATATATTGTGTCAAAGTGTGATAGATGTTTGCCATATGACCTAGCCCTACATGAGTATTTAGGAATCAAGAAATACAACTCAGCTGAACCAGAAGTGAAACTTTATCAAAACTCACtgagaagggtttttttttcccccatggtgACATTTGAGAATTACTACTTTTTTGTCTTACTTTCATTTCCTGTACTGAATTGTGTGCTTTCAAACTTTACCCTTCATTTCATTGTAGTATGGAAAAAAGGAGGTAGGTTggataaatacatgaataatcTTTCTACTTACTACACACCAATACATTTCCCCTTACCTATAGAAAGTAAGCATGCAGCCTGTGATGGTCATGTTCATTGGCACTTGTGCAGACATGCGACCGACCAGCAGCATCTTCTCACCCGTGTCAGGATGGAAGGCAGAGTCGTAGATGTATTTGGCCCTCCATAGTTGATCCTCCGTCAGGCCTGGTTTCACAATTCCCTTTCTGTGTAGGAGGACACAGCGGTCAGTTATTTTAACACCTCAACAGTC comes from the Hemibagrus wyckioides isolate EC202008001 linkage group LG03, SWU_Hwy_1.0, whole genome shotgun sequence genome and includes:
- the sfxn3 gene encoding sideroflexin-3 — encoded protein: MSGDLPLNINIKEPRWDQSTFMGRAQHFFMVTDPRNVLLSNAVLEDARVIIEDYRKGIVKPGLTEDQLWRAKYIYDSAFHPDTGEKMLLVGRMSAQVPMNMTITGCMLTFYRTTPAVVFWQWVNQSFNAIVNYTNRSGDAPITVNQLGAAYVSATTGAVVTALGLKSLTKHLPAIIGRFVPFAAVAAANCINIPFMRQRELKYGIPVTDEEGNRLGESASAAQQAIVQVVVSRIGMAVPAMAIPPVIMNALEKKAFMKRFPVLNAPVQVGLVGLCLVFATPLCCALFPQKSSMKVSGLEPELQESIRQSNPNTTVVYFNKGL